The DNA sequence GTGGTCGCTGCCAACGGCGGCCACGACCTGCCGGTCGCGTTGGTGGAGGACACCATCGCGGTGCTGGGCGGACTGGCGATCGCCGCGTTGACCGCGGTGGTCTGAGCCGCCGGTCAGCGCCGCTGCACCAGCAGCGCCTGCGCTGACGTCCCGAAGAATCCGTCGTCGTCGAACAGCTCCGCGGTGGTGACGCCCACCCCGTCGGGTCCGATGGAGGCGCGGGCTCGTAGGCCGAAGTCCGCCCCCGTCGGCAGCCGATGCAGGTGCACCACGGTGTCGGTGTTCATGAACATGTACTCGTCGACGTCCAGCGCGGCGCCGACGCCGTTCGCGGAGTCGACCACCATCGCCAGCCGTTGCAGGGCGGTGGTCGGTTCGCTGTCCACCAGGTGCACCTGCGGGCTCAGCCAGGCGATCGCGGTGCCGTCGGGCGCGTCCGGCTGGACCCGCCAGCGCACCGAATGGGCGTAGCCGCTGGCCCGGGCGAACCACTCCGGTGGCGGTAGCGACGGCCCGCTGATCAGTGGCGCGTGCCGGTCGGAGGACACCGCGGTGGTGTCGGAGGTGGCCAGTGCCCACGCGCTCAGCCGTGCCACCGGCCGGTCGTCGTCACAGGTGAACATCTCGGCTTCCAGCAAAGCGATCCGCCGGCCCGGCCGCTGGACCCGGGCCGCAACCCGCACCGGGGCCACCGGTATCGCCCCCAGGATGTCCAGGCTCAGTCGGGCGATCCGCTGGCCCGATCCGTCGAGCAGCTGCTCGATCTCGCGGGTCAGCAGCGCCAGCGGAGGAGACCCGTGCTGTATCTGGCCCCAGTTGCTGCGGGTCAGGTCAGTGGATTCGTAAACGGCGCCGGCGGAACCATCCGCGCGCCGGTAGTAGCTGCCGGTCATGCCGCAGTGTCGGCCGGCCAGCCGGGGTAGGGCGGCGGGGTCCCCCCGAACGCCGGACACAGCGCGCGATGCGCGCACCAGTCGCACAGGCGTGACGGCTGTGGACGGAAATCACCTGTGGCGCCGGCGGTTTGGATGGCCTGCCAGATCGCGATCAACGTTTTCTCGAAACGCAGCAACTCGGCGTGGTCGGGGGAGTAGTCCAGCAGCTGCCCGTCGGCCAGATAGATCAGCCGCAACCGGGCGGGCATCACGCCGCGGGACCGCAGCAGCGCCACCGCATAGAACTTCATCTGGAACAGTGCCTTGGATTCGGCGGCCCCGGACAGCCGCCCGGTGGCCGACGGCGCCCGGCCGGTCTTGTAGTCGACCACCCTCAGTTCTCCGGTCGCCGAGACGTCGATCCGATCGACGAAGCCTCGCAGCAGGGTGCCGTCGGCCAGCTCGACCTCGACCCGCTGCTCACAGCTCTGCGGGTCGAATCGGCGGGGATCCTCCAGCCGGTAGTAGCCGACCAGCAGCTTGCGTGCCTCGGCCATGAGCTGCTCGGCGTCCAGCCCGGCGTCCAACTCCGGGGCGGTGCTGATCAGCTGCTCCCAGGCCGGGGTCACCAGGTCCCGGGCGGTCTCGGGGTCGCGCTGGGGTGCGGGCAGCGCGTAGAGCCGCTCCAGTGCACCGTGGACCACCGAGCCGCGCAGTTGCGCTGCTGACGGTGGTTCCGGGAGCCGGTCAATGGCCCGGAAGCGATACAGCAGCGGGCACTGTTTGAAATCGGCCGCCCGCGACGGGGATAACGCAGGCTTGCTCATACCTGGGAACCCTACGGGCATGCACTGACAACCCCGCTCGCACACGCTGCGTAGGGTGGAAGGCTGTGTCCGAATCCGGGATCTTTCAGGCGGGCGATCGGGCCCAGTTCACCGACGCCAAGGGGCGCCGCTACACCACGGTGCTGGTCCCCGGCGGTGACTTCCACACCCACCGCGGGGCCATTCCGCACGACGAGGTGATCGGGCTGCCCGACGGCAGCGTGGTCAAGTCCGCCAACGGCGACCCGTTCCTGGTGCTGCGGCCGCTGCTGGTCGACTACGTGATGTCAATGCCGCGCGGTGCTCAGGTGATCTATCCCAAGGACTCTGCGCAGATCATCCACGAGGGCGACATCTTCCCCGGGGCTCGGGTGCTCGAGGCCGGGGCCGGGTCGGGCGCCCTGACGCTGTCGCTGCTGCGGGCGGTCGGCCCGGAGGGCAAGGTGATCTCCTACGAGCTGCGTGACGACCACGCCGTGCACGCCCGCGCCAACGTCGAGACCTTCCTCGGGCACCAGCCCGACAACTGGCAGCTGGTGATGGGCGATGTGGCCGACTGTGACCTGCCCGACGGGTCGATCGATCGGGTGGTGCTGGACATGCTGGCGCCCTGGGACGTGCTGGGCACCGTGTCGCGGGTCCTGGTGCCCGGCGGCGTGCTGGTGATTTACGTCGCCACCGTCACTCAGTTGTCCCAGGTGAACGAGGCGCTGCGCGAGCAGCAGTGCTGGACCGAGCCACGGTCCTGGGAGACCATGCAGCGCGGCTGGAACGTCGTCGGCCTGGCGGTGCGGCCCCAGCACGCGATGCGCGGACACACCGCATTCCTGGTCTGCGCCCGCCGGTTGGCGCCGGACACCGTCACCCCGACTCGGTTGGGGCGTAAACGGCCGGTGTGAGTCTGATCGGCGAGCAGACGCAGAATCGCACGAATGGAGCGCTTAGCGTGCGATTCTGTGTCTGCTCGCGCAAGTCAGTCATCGCTGCGGCTCAACCCCCGGCGCACCGACAGCAGCTCGATCTCTGGCCGGTCCGCCACCAGCCGCTCGGCGGCGTCCAGGATCTGCACCAGATGACCGCGGTCACCGGATACCGCCGACACCCCAATTCCAGTGCGCCGGTGGAGATCTAGTGATCCCGTCTCAGCGGCAGACACATCGAACTTGCGACGCAACTCCGCGACGATCGGTCGCACCACCGACCGCTTCTGCTTGAGCGAGTGCACGTCACCGAGCAAAAGATCGAATTCGAGCCAGCCAATCCACATCGTCAGGGCGTCGGCGGCGCCGGCCCAGTGCTGCGGGTCTGGGCGTTGCCGAACGCCAGCAGGCTCTTGGCGGTGGCCTGTGACAGCTGCCAGTCGCCGCGATTGGGGGTGAACTCCATCGGGAAAAAGAACGTGCCGGTAGCGGGATTGGCCGTGTTGACGGTGACGTCGGCGGTCACGTTGCCTGGGGAACGGTCTGACCAGCCGAGACCGGCGGCCTCCAGATTCAGCGGCAGGTAGCCGCCGTCTTTGAGTGCGGTGGCGAATTTGTCGATGGTTGCGGCGTCGGCGGGTTTGGCGCCCTCGATGAGTGCCAGCTTGTCTGCGCCGGGAACCTCGGGGTCCGACAGTCGGTACAGCACATCGGTCAACGCCTCGGGTGCCGGCAAAGCCGACGACGGCGCCTGGACAGGCACCGTCGTCGACGTCACCGGAACCTCGGCCACCGGCTCCGCCGGCTGGTGGCCCGCGCAGCCCGACATCGCCAGAACGGCCGCCGCGAGGGCAGCGGGCCAGGCGATGCGGTGACTACACATCGGGTCTGCGATCAGCTCGACGTCAGCTGCGACAACGACAACAGCGAGGCCCGGGAGAGCTTCCAGCCACCCTGGTCGACGAATGTGAGATTCACCGAGTGCGGCTCCAGCTTCGGCCCCGACGCAGTGACGTCGGCGCTGGCCGCTCCGGGGCCGGCCGGTACGACGTTGGCCACGCTGATCGACAGCGGAAGGGCGCCCTTCTTGAGCGCCTTCTGCAGCCGGTGGTCGATGGCACCGGTCTCGACCGGGCCCAGGCCGCCCTCGACGAGGTCGGACTTGCCGGCGGCGGGGACACCGGGGTCGGCCAGCGTGTTGAGCACGCTGGCCAGCTGCTCGGGGGCAGGTACGGCGGCGGCCGGGTCCAACGGCAGCGGGGCGAGGAACACCGTCGTGGGTGCCTCGGCGGCGGCAGGCGCCGGCGTTGCCAGGTAGCTCACAGTTGAAACGGCTGCGCTGATGGTCGCGACGGCTGCCATCCCCGTGGCGAGGGATTTCACGTTCATTCGGATCCTTTCTAGGTCCTGTCGGTCACCCGATTTGAGAGCGAGGCTAGCAGCGGAGCCGGTGTGTCGGATTGCCACAGAGCACGCGAATGCACAATGGCCGGTAGCGTTGAGGTATCCGTCGCTTCAACTTCCAGTTCGGGAAAGGAGCGCACCATGAGCAACATGGAAGATTCGCCGCGTCCTGAGACATACGACGCGTCAGGGGGGCCGGGCACGCCCGGTGATGACTTCGCCGAGTTGGAAGAACTGCGCCGCGAAGCCGCGGTGTTGCGCGCGCAGCTCGACAGCACCCCGCAGGACACCACTCGCGTGGGCCGCGACGTGCGCCAGCTCGAAGCGCATATTGACTCGTTGACCGCGCGAAACTCCAAGCTGATGGACACCCTCAAAGAGGCGCGTCAGCAGTTGTTGGCGTTGCGTGAGGAGGTCGATCGACTTGGTCAGCCGCCGAGCGGTTACGGCGTGCTGCTGGGCAGTCACGAGGACGAGACCGTCGACGTGTTCACCTCGGGCCGCCGGATGCGGCTGAACATCTCGCCCAATATCGACGTAGCAACCCTCCGGAAGGGCCAGACGGTCCGGCTCAACGAGGCGCTAACAGTCGTCGAGGCCGGCAATTTCGAGTCGGTCGGCGAAATATCCACGTTGCGCGAAATTCTGTCCGACGGGCACCGGGCGCTGGTTGTCGGTCATGCCGACGAGGAGCGCATCGTCTGGCTGGCCGAGCCGTTGGTCGCCGCGGACCTGCCCGAGAGCATCCCGGACGCGCTCTCGGATGACCGGCGTCCCCGCAAGCTGCGCCCCGGCGACTCGCTGCTGGTTGACACCAAGGCCGGCTACGCCTTCGAACGCATCCCCAAGGCCGAGGTCGAAGACCTGGTGCTCGAGGAGGTGCCCGACGTCAGCTACGGCGACATCGGCGGCCTGACTCGCCAGATCGAGCAGATCCGCGATGCCGTGGAACTGCCGTTCCTGCATAAGGATCTCTACCGGGAATACGCGTTGCGTCCGCCCAAAGGCGTGCTGCTCTACGGCCCGCCCGGCTGCGGTAAGACGCTGATCGCCAAGGCGGTGGCCAACTCGCTGGCCAAGAAGATGGCCGAGGTGCGCGGGGACGACGCCCATGAGGCCAAGTCGTACTTCCTCAACATCAAGGGACCCGAGCTGCTGAACAAGTTCGTCGGCGAGACCGAACGCCACATCCGGCTGATCTTCCAGCGGGCGCGCGAGAAGGCCTCCGAGGGCACGCCGGTGATCGTGTTCTTCGACGAGATGGACTCGATCTTCCGCACCCGTGGCACCGGTGTCTCCTCGGACGTGGAGACCACCGTCGTGCCTCAGCTGCTCAGTGAGATCGACGGCGTGGAGGGGCTGGAGAACGTCATCGTGATCGGCGCCTCCAACCGCGAGGACATGATCGACCCGGCGATCCTGCGGCCTGGCCGCCTGGACGTCAAGATCAAGATCGAGCGCCCCGATGCCGAAGCCGCACAAGACATCTTCTCGAAGTACTTGGTCGAGACGCTGCCGGTGCACGCCGACGACCTTGCGGAGTTCGGCGGGGATCGTGGCGCCTGCATCAAAGCGATGATCGAGAAGGTCGTCGACCGGATGTACGCCGAGATCGACGACAACCGGTTCCTGGAGGTCACCTACGCCAACGGTGACAAAGAGGTCATGTACTTCAAGGACTTCAACTCCGGGGCGATGATCCAGAACGTCGTCGACCGCGCGAAGAAGAACGCCATTAAGTCGGTGCTGGAGACCGGCCAGCCGGGCCTGCGCATCCAGCACCTGTTGGACTCGATCGTCGACGAGTTCGCCGAGAACGAGGACCTGCCCAACACCACCAACCCCGATGACTGGGCACGGATCTCGGGCAAGAAGGGCGAGCGGATCGTCTACATCCGCACCCTGGTCACCGGCAAGTCGTCGAGCGCCAGTCGTGCTATTGATACCGAGTCCAACCTGGGCCAGTACCTGTAGCGCTAGCGGTTCTGCAGCGAATAGCTGTTGGTCAGGTCGTCCTGCAGCACGCGCGCAACCTCGGTGGTGGTGTCCACGCGTAACGGGTCGTCCAGCACGCGCGCTTGGTAGGTCCAACCGGGCGGCAGCTTGAGCCGGTCGGCGAGTCCGGCGAGGTCGGCTCGCGACAAGTTCGCATCGACGACCTGGCTCCAGGTCTGCATGACCCAACGCCGCCCGTCGGGGTCGATCAGCTCGTAGACCTGCTCGCCGGCATCGAAGACGAAGACCGCGTGGCGGCTCACCTCGTTGACGGTGTAGGGACCGGGATTCATCGACGACAGTGCGACTTGGGCCTGTTTGATCATCTCGATACCGCCGAAAGTCTTGATCTCCCGCGGGCCCTGCGGTGCCTTTTCGATGGTGTTCATCAGCCAGTAGCGCGGCCCGTTGAGCAGGGCCGCGGCCGCGCCGTTCTCGGTCGCGATGGCCTGCGCGTCGAGCGCGGACCACAGCGGCGCGGGGCAGTCGTTGAGGCCGAAGGTGTTGTAGACGGTAGCCTGCGGACCCGACTCGCCGATCTCGACGAGCAGCACCTCGCCATAGCGCTTGCCGGATACGTCGGTCGTGCGCGGACGAGCTTGCTCGGTGGACATTTCGGTGAAATTAGCCACTGACCTCGGTCAGGTCAACACCTCTGACGGTCGCGTTCCGCGCCCCCTCTAGGCTGGAACGATGCAAAGGATCATCGGGACCGAAGTCGAATACGGCATCGCTTCGCCGTCAGATCCCACCGCGAACCCGATCCTCACCTCCACCCAGGCGGTGCTGGCCTACGCCGCCGCCGCCGGAATCCCGCGCGCCAAGCGCACCCGCTGGGACTACGAGGTGGAATCGCCGTTGCGCGACGCCCGCGGCTTCGACCTGAGCCGCTCAAGCGGCCCGCCGCCGATCATCGACGCCGACGAGGTCGGCGCGGCCAACATGATCCTCACCAACGGGGCCCGGCTCTACGTCGACCACGCGCACCCCGAGTACTCCGCGCCGGAGGTCACCGACCCGCTGGACGCGGTCATCTGGGACAAGGCCGGCGAGCGGGTGATGGAGGCGGCTGCGCGCTACGTGGCCAGCGTCCCCGGCGCGGCCAAGCTGCAGCTGTACAAGAACAACATCGACAACAAGGGCGCCTCCTACGGCACCCACGAGAACTACCTGATGAGCCGACAGACGCCGTTCTCGGCGATCATTGCTGGTCTGACCCCGTTTCTGGTGTCCCGGCAGGTGGTCACCGGCTCCGGACGGGTCGGGTTGGGCGCCGCGGGCGATGAACCGGGCTTCCAGCTCTCGCAGCGCGCCGACTACATCGAGGTCGAAGTCGGCTTGGAAACCACGCTCAAGCGCGGCATCATCAACACCCGCGACGAACCGCACGCCGACGCCGACAAGTACCGCCGGTTGCACGTGATCATCGGCGACGCCAACCTCGCCGAGACGTCGACGTACCTGAAGGTCGGCACCACCGCGCTCGTCCTCGACCTGATCGAGGAGGGTGCCGAGCACGGGATCGACCTGAGCGATCTGGTGTTGGCCCGGCCGGTGCGCGCGGTGCACGTCATCAGCCGTGACCCGACCCTGCGGGCAACCGTCGCACTGGCCGACGGCCGTGAGATGACCGGCCTTGCGCTGCAACGGATCTACCTCGACCGGGTGGCCAAGCTGGTCCAGAGCCGTGACGCGGATCCGCGCGCCAACGACATCATCGAGACCTGGGCCCGAGTACTCGACCAGCTCGAGCGAGACCCGATGGAGTGCGCCGATCTGCTGGACTGGCCGGCCAAGCTGCGGCTGCTGGAGGGCTTC is a window from the Mycobacterium sp. SVM_VP21 genome containing:
- a CDS encoding thioesterase family protein, which translates into the protein MTGSYYRRADGSAGAVYESTDLTRSNWGQIQHGSPPLALLTREIEQLLDGSGQRIARLSLDILGAIPVAPVRVAARVQRPGRRIALLEAEMFTCDDDRPVARLSAWALATSDTTAVSSDRHAPLISGPSLPPPEWFARASGYAHSVRWRVQPDAPDGTAIAWLSPQVHLVDSEPTTALQRLAMVVDSANGVGAALDVDEYMFMNTDTVVHLHRLPTGADFGLRARASIGPDGVGVTTAELFDDDGFFGTSAQALLVQRR
- a CDS encoding RecB family exonuclease; this translates as MSKPALSPSRAADFKQCPLLYRFRAIDRLPEPPSAAQLRGSVVHGALERLYALPAPQRDPETARDLVTPAWEQLISTAPELDAGLDAEQLMAEARKLLVGYYRLEDPRRFDPQSCEQRVEVELADGTLLRGFVDRIDVSATGELRVVDYKTGRAPSATGRLSGAAESKALFQMKFYAVALLRSRGVMPARLRLIYLADGQLLDYSPDHAELLRFEKTLIAIWQAIQTAGATGDFRPQPSRLCDWCAHRALCPAFGGTPPPYPGWPADTAA
- a CDS encoding tRNA (adenine-N1)-methyltransferase; its protein translation is MSESGIFQAGDRAQFTDAKGRRYTTVLVPGGDFHTHRGAIPHDEVIGLPDGSVVKSANGDPFLVLRPLLVDYVMSMPRGAQVIYPKDSAQIIHEGDIFPGARVLEAGAGSGALTLSLLRAVGPEGKVISYELRDDHAVHARANVETFLGHQPDNWQLVMGDVADCDLPDGSIDRVVLDMLAPWDVLGTVSRVLVPGGVLVIYVATVTQLSQVNEALREQQCWTEPRSWETMQRGWNVVGLAVRPQHAMRGHTAFLVCARRLAPDTVTPTRLGRKRPV
- a CDS encoding DUF503 domain-containing protein; the protein is MWIGWLEFDLLLGDVHSLKQKRSVVRPIVAELRRKFDVSAAETGSLDLHRRTGIGVSAVSGDRGHLVQILDAAERLVADRPEIELLSVRRGLSRSDD
- the arc gene encoding proteasome ATPase; translation: MEDSPRPETYDASGGPGTPGDDFAELEELRREAAVLRAQLDSTPQDTTRVGRDVRQLEAHIDSLTARNSKLMDTLKEARQQLLALREEVDRLGQPPSGYGVLLGSHEDETVDVFTSGRRMRLNISPNIDVATLRKGQTVRLNEALTVVEAGNFESVGEISTLREILSDGHRALVVGHADEERIVWLAEPLVAADLPESIPDALSDDRRPRKLRPGDSLLVDTKAGYAFERIPKAEVEDLVLEEVPDVSYGDIGGLTRQIEQIRDAVELPFLHKDLYREYALRPPKGVLLYGPPGCGKTLIAKAVANSLAKKMAEVRGDDAHEAKSYFLNIKGPELLNKFVGETERHIRLIFQRAREKASEGTPVIVFFDEMDSIFRTRGTGVSSDVETTVVPQLLSEIDGVEGLENVIVIGASNREDMIDPAILRPGRLDVKIKIERPDAEAAQDIFSKYLVETLPVHADDLAEFGGDRGACIKAMIEKVVDRMYAEIDDNRFLEVTYANGDKEVMYFKDFNSGAMIQNVVDRAKKNAIKSVLETGQPGLRIQHLLDSIVDEFAENEDLPNTTNPDDWARISGKKGERIVYIRTLVTGKSSSASRAIDTESNLGQYL
- the dop gene encoding depupylase/deamidase Dop, with amino-acid sequence MQRIIGTEVEYGIASPSDPTANPILTSTQAVLAYAAAAGIPRAKRTRWDYEVESPLRDARGFDLSRSSGPPPIIDADEVGAANMILTNGARLYVDHAHPEYSAPEVTDPLDAVIWDKAGERVMEAAARYVASVPGAAKLQLYKNNIDNKGASYGTHENYLMSRQTPFSAIIAGLTPFLVSRQVVTGSGRVGLGAAGDEPGFQLSQRADYIEVEVGLETTLKRGIINTRDEPHADADKYRRLHVIIGDANLAETSTYLKVGTTALVLDLIEEGAEHGIDLSDLVLARPVRAVHVISRDPTLRATVALADGREMTGLALQRIYLDRVAKLVQSRDADPRANDIIETWARVLDQLERDPMECADLLDWPAKLRLLEGFRQRENLSWSAPRLHLIDLQYSDVRLDKGLYNRLVARGSMRRLITEQQVLAAVHNPPTDTRAYFRGECLRRFGADIAAASWDSVIFDLGGDSLVRIPTLEPLRGSKAHVGALLDSVDSAAELVQQLTT